Proteins found in one Streptomyces diastaticus subsp. diastaticus genomic segment:
- a CDS encoding DnaB-like helicase C-terminal domain-containing protein, with protein sequence MVSNHARKLANARVQRAGGGSRREAAARLSAATFIPTGLTGLDRLLGGGLRRRELAVLAARTGMGKSMLGLAFARHAAIRLRRMALVVSLEMSHVELTHRILAAESGVPTEKLLRARCDDTELATVAHTALAVQSAPLYIGGDMASPGLAEIQALHARYERTGAKPDILVVDYLGLMNTPHTTSRERGVEVILDGLSHLAEEKNLAVVLVEQLDQALLEREDRRPRVTDMVHAEQIMPRAKTVMLFHRPAYFAPQHREGRYDRSPDPGLYPEHLFPRFGLPEPTRQPAQISVSRHRGSRSKAVKVVADLSRSQFSDLPVDKAPAGC encoded by the coding sequence GTGGTCAGCAACCACGCCCGAAAGCTCGCCAACGCCCGGGTGCAGCGCGCCGGGGGAGGCTCTCGCCGAGAAGCGGCTGCCCGCCTTAGCGCGGCCACCTTCATCCCCACCGGCCTAACCGGCCTCGACCGTCTCCTCGGAGGCGGCCTCCGGCGGAGGGAACTCGCCGTACTTGCGGCCCGCACCGGCATGGGCAAGTCCATGTTGGGCCTCGCCTTCGCGCGGCACGCGGCCATCCGTCTCAGGCGGATGGCCCTGGTGGTGTCGCTGGAGATGTCGCACGTCGAATTGACCCACCGAATCCTCGCCGCCGAATCGGGGGTGCCCACCGAGAAGCTCCTGCGGGCCAGATGCGACGACACCGAACTGGCCACGGTCGCCCACACCGCCCTGGCCGTACAGAGCGCGCCCCTCTACATCGGCGGCGACATGGCATCCCCGGGGCTTGCCGAGATCCAGGCCCTGCACGCCCGGTACGAGCGAACGGGTGCGAAGCCCGACATCCTGGTCGTCGACTACCTCGGCCTCATGAACACGCCCCACACCACCTCGCGGGAGCGGGGAGTGGAAGTCATCCTCGACGGGCTGTCCCATCTCGCCGAGGAGAAGAACCTGGCCGTGGTCCTCGTAGAGCAGCTGGACCAGGCGCTCCTGGAGCGCGAAGATCGCCGGCCCCGCGTCACCGACATGGTCCACGCCGAGCAGATCATGCCGAGAGCGAAGACCGTGATGCTCTTTCACCGCCCTGCCTACTTCGCCCCACAACACCGCGAGGGCAGGTACGACCGGTCCCCGGACCCGGGCCTGTATCCGGAGCACCTCTTCCCTCGGTTTGGACTTCCTGAGCCGACGCGGCAGCCGGCTCAGATCTCCGTCTCGCGCCACCGGGGCAGCCGGTCTAAGGCCGTGAAGGTCGTAGCAGACCTGTCCCGTTCTCAGTTCTCCGACCTGCCCGTAGACAAAGCGCCTGCGGGCTGCTGA